TTGCCATCGCCTTAAAGAATGCTATCTCTTATATTATTACCAATAAGAGTTAGGGCATTAATTAGGGTACAAGCATCCTCCGAGGTTCGGTCACACCTTTTGCGAAATTGCAGCTATGCAGATGAAGCAAAAGGATGACCGTTCTTTTTTATGTGAGTCTAGAGAGTCATTCGGAGGTTTTGATAAAACAGACTGTCAGTAAGACACTAGGGCTCCATAAGGTGCTTGAATATTGATAATTAGGAGGCGGTCCTTTATAAGGAGATAATTTTTGAAAGCGTATACAATAACAGATTGACGAAAGTGATCCTGGCCGTGACGCAGCTCCACAAAATTTTGGAGGAGGTTGTTAAAGTGATAAAACGTAAATCTTCTGCAAGGAAATCAGTACTTATGTATCTATTAACTATTGCATTAATCGCAGGGCAATTGGCGCTTTTTCCGTCTGTTAGTTCAGCTGCCGGGAATTTGGCTCAAGGCAAAAGTATCACTTCAAGCTCGGTAGGGGATGTGTATGTAGCGTCGAACGCGAACGATTCTAATCAGGGAACCTACTGGGAGAGTGCCAGTAATGCTTTTCCGCAATGGATCAGAGTAGATTTGGGCGGAACCAGTTCCGTAAACCAGGTTGTACTCAAGCTTCCGCCGACATGGGAGGCAAGAACGCAAACCCTATCTGTACAAGGAAGTAGTAATGACTCTACTTATACTAATCTAGTGTCTTCTGCCAACTATACGTTTAGTCCAGCAAGTGCATCGAATACGGTTACCATTAACTTATCAGCAGCAAGCGTGAGATATATAAAAGTGAATTTCACAGCCAATACGGCTTGGCCGGCAGCACAGCTGTCTGAACTGGAAGTGTATGGAACGACTTCTATACCTTCAGGAGCCTATGAAGCGGAAGCGGCAGCATTATCCAGCGGTGCCAAAATAAATACGGACCATACCGGGTATACGGGAACGGGTTTTGTTGACGGTTATCTGGCATCAGGTGCCACTACAACATTCACCGTCAACGCTGCTTCCGCAGGGAATTATGATGCAGCGTTGAGATACGCTAATGCCTCAGGCAGTACAAAGACGGTTAGCCTTTATGTCAATGGCACTAAAATTAAACAAACTTCACTTGTGAATTTAGCAAACTGGGATACTTGGTCAACCAAGATCGAGACAGTAGCTTTAACGGCAGGTGTCAATACGATCACTTATAAATACGACTCTACGGACACCGGTAATGTTAACTTGGACAACTTAAATGTCAGCCCATCTACAACACCGACAGCAACTCCCACACCTACACCGACCGTCACTCCGACAGCAACACCAACGGCAACACCAACACCAACCGTAACACCAACAGCAACACCAACGGCTACACCGACAACAGGGCCCGGTACTAATTTAGCTCTGAACAAAACAGTTAGTGCCTCGTCATCAGTGTTTACCTTTGTACCCGGCAACTCCAATGATGGGGATGTTAACACGTATTGGGAAGGTGCAGGGGGAAGTTATCCGAATTCACTCAGTATAAATTTGGGTAGCAATGCCAACATTTCCTCTGTGGTCCTGAAGCTGAATCCAGCTTCTACTTGGGCAACTCGTACCCAAACGATTCAAATCCTTGGTCATGCTCAGAATACATCGGTCTTCTCCAATCTTGTGCCTGCGACAGTTTATACTTTCAATCCTTCTAGTGGAAACTCTGTAACCATTCCGGTCACTGCTACTGCCAGTGAAGTTCAACTGAAATTCACAGCAAATTCAGGATCAAGTGCGGGTCAGATTGCTGAGTTTCAAATCATAGGAACACCGGCTGCCAATCCGGATTTAACGGTAACAGCGATGTCATGGACACCGTCTACTCCGGTAGAGACAGATGCTATTACATTAACCTCAACTGTCAAAAATATCGGTACAACTGCTTCAGGTGTAACAAACGTTAGCTTCTACTTAGGGTCTACACTTGTCGGTTCGGCTCCTGTTGTTTCTCTGGCAGCAGGCGCTACTAGCAATGTAACTCTTAACATAGGTGCAAAAGACGCAGCGACCTACACTTTAAGCGCAAAGGTCGATGAAAGTAATGCCGTCATTGAATTAAATGAAGCTAACAACAGTTTTACTAACCCAACGTCACTTATTGTTGCACCCGTTTCAAGTTCCGATCTGATTGCCTCCCCCGTAAGCTGGACGCCAGGCAATCCTGCGGGAGGCAATCTGGTAAGCTTCTCGGTTTCTATCAAGAACCAAGGTACTGCTGCTTCTGCAACGGGTGCTCATGCCATCACGCTGACCATTACAGATGCTACGACTAATGCAGTGGTTAAGACCTTAACGGGTTCTTATAACGGAGTCATTGCTGCCGGTGCAACCACTGTCCCTGTCAGTATGGGAAGCTGGACTGCTGGGAACGGCAAATACAACGTAAAAAGTGAAATTGCTGTAGATACAAATGAACTTC
Above is a window of Paenibacillus wynnii DNA encoding:
- a CDS encoding discoidin domain-containing protein — its product is MYLLTIALIAGQLALFPSVSSAAGNLAQGKSITSSSVGDVYVASNANDSNQGTYWESASNAFPQWIRVDLGGTSSVNQVVLKLPPTWEARTQTLSVQGSSNDSTYTNLVSSANYTFSPASASNTVTINLSAASVRYIKVNFTANTAWPAAQLSELEVYGTTSIPSGAYEAEAAALSSGAKINTDHTGYTGTGFVDGYLASGATTTFTVNAASAGNYDAALRYANASGSTKTVSLYVNGTKIKQTSLVNLANWDTWSTKIETVALTAGVNTITYKYDSTDTGNVNLDNLNVSPSTTPTATPTPTPTVTPTATPTATPTPTVTPTATPTATPTTGPGTNLALNKTVSASSSVFTFVPGNSNDGDVNTYWEGAGGSYPNSLSINLGSNANISSVVLKLNPASTWATRTQTIQILGHAQNTSVFSNLVPATVYTFNPSSGNSVTIPVTATASEVQLKFTANSGSSAGQIAEFQIIGTPAANPDLTVTAMSWTPSTPVETDAITLTSTVKNIGTTASGVTNVSFYLGSTLVGSAPVVSLAAGATSNVTLNIGAKDAATYTLSAKVDESNAVIELNEANNSFTNPTSLIVAPVSSSDLIASPVSWTPGNPAGGNLVSFSVSIKNQGTAASATGAHAITLTITDATTNAVVKTLTGSYNGVIAAGATTVPVSMGSWTAGNGKYNVKSEIAVDTNELPVKRANNIATQSLFIGRGANMPYDMYEAEDGIVGGGAVKLTANRNIGDLAGEASGRRAVTLNTTGSYVEFTTKASTNTLVTRFSIPDGASGDGTNATLNIYVNGVFSKAISLTSKYAWLYGSEINPGNSPSSGSPRHIYDEANIMFDSTIPAGSTIKLQKDSVNTSQYAIDFISLEQVSPMANPDPAKYAVPAGFTHQDVQNALDKVRMDTTGNLVGVYLPTGTYETSSKFQVYGKAVKVIGAGPWYTRFVAPNSQANTDIGFRASDTANGSTFANFAYFGNYTSRIDGPGKVFDFSNVANITIDNIWTEHQVCMYWGANTDNMKITNSRIRNTFADGINMTNGSTNNLVSNVEARATGDDSFALFSAIDSGGADMKDNVYENLTSILTWRAAGVAVYGGYANTFRNIYIADTLCYSGITISSLDFGYPMNGFGASPTTNFQNITIVRAGGHFWGQQTFPAIWVFSASKVFQGIRVSDVDIIDPTYHGIMFQTNYSGSTPQNPVTDTIFTNITISGAQKSGDAFDAKSGVGIWVNEAAEAGQGPAVGSVTFNNLKITNTVTAIKNNTSTFTINVNP